acaaatatttttttaattgagaaataaattatttttttttcatatcatggctttaaacccaagACCTGTTGAtccgatgttttgtacgaccagtccattcatcgatcatctgttgtatggcgagatcatactactggagaaatatcttgcaggcgttgagaggcagttctccagcgCACTATCCTGCTCCACCCTCAAATACTACTGCTACTgcgcacatctggattctattGGGTTGCCAGATTAGGATTTATTTAGTTGGGttggcatctgatcacagccttggtcgagagatggaggcccaagacgcatacattccatatgtttgttggagagtgcactctcactctacaagacatagaactgttgttggggttacctgttgacgatGAGCCagtcaccggagtgatgtacgatgactggttagaagtttTTCAACTGTACCTCGATGCGGAcccacctgccgacaagattaaaggatcaaggttaagtttaatatggttaggaacacaatttttTGAGCTCatagatgatgcagacgaggaaaccgttATAAGATATACGCGAGCATATATAtaacaaatgatgggtggaagtctgttttcagataaatcaagtcattttgttcacttgatgttcctaccactattagctaacctccatgatgtgggcggtattcgtggggtggagcatgcttggcatggttgtatagacaactatgtaaagcaacaagacctgaggtacAAGAGATAGTTGGGcttctcatacttttgcaactatgggcttgggagcgatttccaacaatggctccacaactacaacatgttaatgacgctcagttagttggacgagcctacgattctcggtatgttgttttaattcaatttaatttttatatcactgatctagttaatttaaatttaaattatcaatttaaaaatttaggtggagagacaaattttgtgtgactaggacagccacacatgtagtcagtcagtatagatacatgtttgatctgcttcaacctgaacaggtacattacactaaacctaatgattattttatacacatttttattgtatttgtctttaatattctctaatataatatttgttgtttcaggttatttgggagccatacaaaattattagcatactttgcctaatgtttgtacgaatggtcaaaacatatggcggatgatgagtcctctcatatgttttcccATTGGTGATGGCACTTCGAcaggtgatgagacaattcggtttttcagCAGAATATCCCATCGCCCTGTAATACTGAACCcatactgcatgatattgacctaaggactaaagattggtccgaaaaaaaTGCACATTGGTAGTGcggatggcactatcgtgcaaggtttattgcatggggtttctcttgaacagtttgacacagattCACTACAGAATATATTCATTAGTATAatatatcacaaggcgctacgtcactcgtccgggagcagttgtgggtcatctggtaaatgaatattatctaattatttttaatttaaatttattttaaatagtctaattgttttataattcatagagaTCGAATAACCGTAGACtacgtgaggttgcgaatgatccgaaccaggttcttgctatatgtaatGACAActaaagctatatggaggaaattcattatatgtatgatatacttattgttcctccaccaactCCTAGACGTAGGGGACCTGTTCGAGaaaaggatgagtttgatgaggttgacataatgtggaagagttgcctcctatgatgcagacgtagagtcaaactgattatgttagtccgatgatgatgatgtcagcatttggttcaagacattatgactcagaggctggtccttcgtcttcatacatgcatggacatggtcggggtcgtggagagcataatgaatatttatattatgaagcgcctgtaaaggtaccagagcaacatcaagaagaacccaagcaacctcaagttcgaagtcaacgatgacaaccagctcgaaatcgacgacgtccaccttgtgggacacattgatttttgtaattatttttatataaatgagatatttaatttacatttttttatttttatgagatattatttttttaatttattctttttatatattataaatattaattattttgatatagaagcttttaaatgTCACTGACATAAATAATAACATCAGATAGTCTAAATCTAAaaagttaggtaaaaaaaaacttcaatattcaaatttacacattttagataataatttggGGACATAATAAATCAAGTCAACACTCAAAATCTTCACATGCAAGTCTATAAATAAGACTGTATTATTGATATAAAGAACAGAAATTTTAATCATGGTAGTGAGGtcaatagtttaaaagattttacaATAATGATCTTGTATTCCTTTTGTACATTTGGTACCAAGATTttgatggagttttttttttctttttttaaattataaataataataaaatatttttagaaattttttttataaaatggaaaattaaaaaaagaaaaaaggtggaatgtgtaataattgaaaaaagaaaaaaaaagtgaaatttgtacggatatctcgctctcgctctcaaaatctcgctccctcaaactcttgctctctcaaactctcgctctctctcaaaatctcactctctcaaatctcactctctctcttactcttccctctttcgttctctcccaatacaaaattattttaacacatcaaataattatgagtgttatgaggaaggtctccggtttccaaaatgaggaaggtctttcgttctctccacatcaaataattatgaggaaCGTCTccagaatgataattaaacaaactcaataataatgttagggcaaggtcgagggttcaaagttcgacaAGCAAATGTGGAAAGGTCGAGgattcaaaattcgacctatttaaaaaaaaacagcaatatttttacaaatagtttgaaaacaacaatattttcctaaatattttctaaaaagacaatatccttttaatttttcctacTAGACACATAGATCAAAACTTTTCAAAGATATAGCCTCTCTACAATTGCACTTAACttagcttttttttcttttttttaattattctttaTTTGAAGGGATGTGAgatatgatgagggtgctaagaATGTTTCGGCCTAGTTGAGATATTcagatatttttaaatatatatatgtgtgtgtaattgaaaaagatatacattatttaactttcaaattaTATCTCTTTCGCAATTGCACTTAGCTTTGATGCTCTCTTGCAAGTTGTGGAAACATACTGATTTGGTAGTTAGGTATCTTATTTAAATAAGGTACACATATAACTTGAGAGTTTTCATGGATGGGTCACTTGCTAAATTTGTTCATATAACCAATTATTCAATGAAATTCTTCTAATAACATTAATATCGAATATCTGTTTATTTGTGCTAGGCATATATTCCATTCccattaatctttttaattaggTCTCATTTGCTAAGTATTCAAGCTTATAAATTCTATTCCCACCTTTAAATTGTTATTCACTTTCttccattattttcaaaatcaagctaaaatgcgaaaattaaaaaaaataaataaaacttactATTGTTAGTAGActttaactaagaattcaattgtatcttcaaaaaaaaatgtgaaaactataatataaaatttagaagaaaacaaGCATAAACAATTTAACATAGTCAATTATGTATTACAAACAGTGGCATAGAAAATTCAATCAATCCAACTTGCACTTCAAACACAGACTTTAAAAATTACACCCTCATTTCTAATTCCAACCAACAAATCTTTTGGAGTTTCATTTCGAACAACTCCAAATAACCTAAATAGCTAGATCTATGAAACATTTATTATTGAAGAGGGGGACgatgaagaaataaaaaaaaaaaaaagcattagagattaaaaaagataattaaaaaCCAATGGAACCGAAAATAAAATCAGTGAGAGCACCAATCGCCAAACTCTGAACCAGTGAAAACATTGTACTGCCAAACACCGATCCCAAGCTCGATGATGACGAGGAATTACCTCCATTTCCATGTCCACCATGATTCATCTGATGATGATGATTATAATTCGGATACCCCCAACCATGAAATTGAGGTTGGGGTGGCCCCGTCGCCCACGGCGGCGGAGCATGGTGGTGTATCCCACGTGAGCCAGAAGGCGAGCGGGCGATCGATCTTCGAAGGCAATTGAGATGGATATTGACTTCACAAACGCTGCAGCCATAAACCCAGAGAGAAGAACAATCTTCTTTGCAAATGGAACAGTGGCCGGAGGAGAGCTTGTAGAGGCGGAGCTTATGGTTGCGATCACTGATGTGGCGGAGTTTGTCGGGGACGCGGGTGCAAAATGAGTGGACGTGGAAATGGCAGTCTTTGCAGTGGTAGAAATTGTCGTGGATGGATTCACGGCAAACGTCGCAGATCCGGCGGGTCCGAGAGGGAACTAAGGGGTTGCGGATCATGTGAGTCAGTGGGTGGCGGTGGAGGAAAGAGGAGAGTTCATGAGGGTAGTCATCGGAGAGATTCGTCGTCGGAGTCGGAGGAGGAGGATGGTTTGTGTTTTTGGGCACCGGAGCCATTTCTCTCCGGTtagtagagagaaaaataaaaactttggGTTAATTGTGTTGGTTTGAGGGCCACTCTTCTTTTATCTTCACACGTTGATTTTGGCAAAGACTATGACTTTTGgcgttttttctttttttatttatttgtttatttattttcacaGGTCACTATTTGAtgctttttttatattttttatttacctAACGAAAACAAATGATGAATGAATCCATGCACGATGCGTCTCTCTcattctttctctctctctcaagttgaattttgtatataatttgtttcatttcaaGCCATTTGAGTGACATTCAAACCATGGTATGAAGTGAAAGTTATGGGTTTTGTTTTAGTCACGACTTTAGTTTCGGTTGTTTTAAAACTAATATAAATTGGTCAATAGTTTTGATTATGAGTTGATAAACACGAAAAAAATGATGTgatatgataaaaatatatatataatggcaatgtaattaaatatatgtggATAGTGATTAGATGTAAAGTAGGATACATCTAATCTATGAAGCATAGATACTTCATGTAAGACAAAGAAtccgtatcagacacgtatcggatactgatacttccagatacttctcAGATACATATCTAACATGCGATTTAacatatctatttctatgcgtatttttttaaagaaaagagacaagcaactaatttaatcttttccaatctaaaattaggcaacctatttaaaaagttcactactcgagtccaaaattaaaaagaaaaaaaaaataaaagaccaaaccttagaatcatctaatcttcatcttcacatttgattCCCCACAAAGTTCactaaaatataaaccatttggaaatcttcaacaattcaatgaagcagttattcgtttatcttcatacttctccctctaatcttcttcttcttcgtaatatgagtcacttttctattgcattttattaactattgtacttcaacatcttagatgttgcttttttgtattgtatttcaatgtttgtgttctattttgtgctattgttataacttatatgttaaatttatctatatcgtagatttttttgaaaaacagaaaatgtatcttcattgtaccagtatcctcgttttttaaaaatgacgtatccttagacgtatccgtattttagttttttagaaattgacgaattgCCATATCCGATTGTATCCGTATCGTGTAACcatatctgtgtctgtgcttcatagcatCTAATCTTATGCATCATTTCTTTGATAgatagtaaaaaataaaaaaatattttttttaaaaaaaagtttctctcttgataaaatttaattggacaattattcGGATACACAAAGATTAGTTATTGTCCACAATAATGGTTCTAAAGACTAATTGCAAaactattatttattaattcaatgGTTATTAGAGGTATGCCTATTATTGAAAGTGAAAAGTGCTAGAGTGACTCGTCACTCAATATACAGATATTAAACAGAAAGCATtgacaacaattgtaataacaAAAAATACCAACAACAAATAAACCAGTAAAGGCATACAACAGTCAATGATCCAGTTTGGTGATAAACACCTAAGTCTGGAGGGCAGAAAGCCCAGGAAAAATAattcactaatattaaagagttaagcaaTTTACAACGTAGTACTTATTTGTAATATGAGAATCCTTTCTCTGGCAGCAATGACTTAGGCTCCCCATAAGATCTTGAAACTCTTCAACATATTGTACTCAACGGAGGAAGAACTTGCACAGTGGAACAGTAAGCAAACAAACAAGAACACTATATAAAATAATTCGGTCGAAGTACAGAAAAACGTGTTGCTCAATTACACAAATGTGGCAACCCTAAATGATTTGCGGCATTCACTAATCCAATAAAAGATATAAGTTCTCATTTGAAATAAAAAGTTGTGCTTAAAAAAGCAACATATCGTACTAAATATCACAACCGAATATTTCAAGATATGGAAAAAATTCTACAGGAAAATACTCTAATGTACAACTAAATGTTAATACTTTATTCGAGACATCTGCAGAACCGTTTCCttagagaaaattataaagcctacaatctccccctttggcttataatttttttttatagacaGAATAAAAACAAACTACCATTCAACAATAAGCATAAATGTCTAAAAGATAGTCTTGACAAAAACAATAACATCAATAAAACAACACAAAACAAGCTAAAACATCTCAATCCTTAGAGCAAAAATACATCATAATCAGGAGCAAAAAAACCAGTAAAAAACTTCCACCAAACCAAACCACAAACAACTCTCCCTTTCTGGCTGTAAAAAAAACCATCAACGTCATTGTTGAGAAGAGGAAGCACCTGCATCCCGCGATAAAATAGATCGCATGATCAATAAAACTTCATCCACTTCAACCTTTTTCTCTCAAAGCTAGCCCACCAAAGACTCCAAATCATTTGATGTAGTGGAAAACAGTTGAAGAATACGACCACCAAATGAAAAAACTATTAAATCTCGACTTGAACTATCAAGATGGTAAGTAATCATGGTAGTATCCATATCAGGAACATGATGACCCTGCAAAAGTTTAGAATTGATGAAGAAGAGACTTGGAGATGGGCTAACAACATCTAAAGCAGTCAGAAAATCAGGCTTTTGGGACAATGTAATGTTTAATTTAGTTGATTAAAAATACATCATAATTGAATTGTGATCTAGTTTCAATCTCATACATCAAAGTAGCAATAGAAATGGACAAACCAAATTTGTGTGAAGAAGGGCACCAATAATGAATTACAATCCTATGAAAAAGGGCATAATTAACACTTAAGACAGTTGTCAATAGTTGACCTTTACATGGCCAAGTGGAACATGCTCCTCCAATCAACTCAAATACCAAATCTCTTAAAGAAGGATGTTGTTCTTTCATAGTTTCAAGATAAGTACGACAAAGAAATTGGTTGATCACCGCAGTAGAGAAAATAAAAGCATGTTGCCTAATGTGTACCTTCTGAAGATCTGGACTAGCTGATTTTGCAAAATCTGAGAAAAGATTCCCAATGAATTCACGAACCAGCTGAGGGTAGTAATCCCAAATTCAAAACTATTCTTTCAAGACCAGTAATTGAATAATTCCATAAGCTCAGCATATTCTTGAGTACGATTAGATAATTCTTTCTCATCCACAATATTTCATTTTACAACATACTTCCACAGGCTTGCACTCTTTTCAGTGTGGAAAGAGACCCCATCTTTTGGTTTGAACATATTGGTCACAGATGGttattttcttttggtttgAACCGTGACCTTAGTGACCCGAACAGATCCTATAGCTTCTTTGTCTAAGTTACTCTTGAAACTCTAATCGGAGGCTTCGTCAAAAACTGATTACTTAGAATCATGATCAGAGGACTCAGAAGAAATATCAACATCATCATTACCATCTCTATAAATACTAGTACTATCAACAACCTTCTTAGATCGGAGAGCAGCAATAGGGATATCGTCCTCATCATAAAAAAGAGTGGAACGGGGAGAGTTCTCTAAACTTGGGTCGTTGGAATCAGTGTCGACTCAAattcaacaacatttttcaCATGCTGAGGAACCGTAGAGACCAATAAATCAACATTATCAGAATTTTGGTCTGGTAAAGTGAATGACTCATATAGAGTCTTGACATTTTCTTGAACATTATGAGCCTCGTCATTAGGCTCAGTGCCAATAACAATCGGAAGCACAGGAGCGCTTTATGAGTTAATACCATCGAGAACAGAGGAGGCAAAAATAATATTCTCAACaatagagttaaaaaaaaagttttattagATGTATTTAcaccttcattttcttttctaaatcaGCAGAAATTTCAACATTATTACGAATCGACATCACAGTTGAAGTAAGGATAGACAACTTCTTAGATTCATGATAATCTAGATTAACAACATTAGAACACAACTCAGGAGTGGGAGTTTGAACAATCGTATCAGCAAAAATAGAATCAGATTCAAGATTAACAACATTAACTAAACTACACTCGGAAATCCTAGCATCTACGTGAGCTTCTACAGATATTTCAACAATTTCATTAAGGTTTCTAGGCATGacaatatatgcatgcatgtgaTCATATTCACCATTAAAAGGAGTTTTATTTGGAACAATTTCAAAACCAGCCTCAACTAAATTAACCTTGTTAAAGACAATGAACTTACCTTCTTTCTCTTTAGTATCTAATGGCTAACTTGCTCCATAACATCTTCTTTTTTGTGGAGGAAGAAGGTGAAGGAACTTtaattcaagagtacctacgagcaaaagtagatctttccaattcattgtgacagaattaccatatatacattcaaacatactaatatgcattcataatgctaaagagatcaagagattaCACTagttgaagatttcttcttcacatcgagtctaaaacccaaccgtctacctcgaacaatcaccactcaaACAGAAGAAAAcgaagatgacaccaccactcagagtcctcaatattcttgaagtgagaatccaaagtgtgggctttgttcggatttggtagagggaaggaagaagagagaccgtacacaacaatcaagtaagtgggagatgaggtcgtctatcgcatagacaatatgtttgatcatttaggtgaagtatatgatcatgtaggaaaaagtaagcgattgtctaaatgatcatgtaggaaagggtaagcgatcatctaaatgatcgtgtaggaaaaaggtgagcgatcgtttaaacgatcgtgtaggaaaaactaagctgtcgtctatacgatcgtttagtaaatatcgagaGCTAAATGATctcttaggaaaaggtaaacgatcatatgGTAAATAGCGCGCGAAGGTATAatcggtaagcgatcgcttagcaatatcatatatgtaagtgatcgtgcaggcactatcgtataggcactgattttctaagcgatgacacactctTTAACATAATGTCTGTGCATCTCATGCTTAATACACTGCCaactatttatgcatctcaaagaGATCTTTCAATACACTCATTCGTTATTAGAATAGAAGAGACGtcgtcccatttcctttataatcgTCCGATGAAtatgatctcatcatattcataacacataaattaatatcatatattaattataatgctttcctccactagatataaatcatatttatacccaatttcctccaaattaatgtatctcatacataaagttaattatatcatatttaattaactcgttcaattatatcatatataatcgaactccctcttgtcaatttgaacatttcaaattgacccaaaaactgactctcaacttgtatccaagctaccaaggggatcttatggacttatggctcaaagctccaatggtatgtgaatagctgactaaactctttagtcacgatatccaccatccgttaactgtcagacattctactaaaggcTGACAATTGAACACTttttgccatagatatatttctatgtccattggatataaccaatcatcattacgatgacccttcacggatgctcgtaattacagtaggtcaaaataccgttttgcctctgtaattacatctttctccttaagtactattgatccctctaatgaataatacaacatagtcgtactatgtgtaaacacctctAGGGTCATGAGAAGTTTATTTCTATTTggttttgaactttcaaaatcaCAAATTTAGTACCTAAACCAAgactttatttattaattaattaatctattaaacactctaaagaaatatataagatttcagtagacataaaaatttaaatttgtatgtATTTATCTAGaacttattagatataaaatttaaagtttagccATAGAACATTTGAAAGTCTTACTCCTACTAATAcaaattttcaaagtttaataacatatttaacttttagtttttaatttaaacctAGAAACACTACTCTATTAatacttttctttatttttgtattcactcttttaagtatatattcaaaAATTAcagggctagttgcataaattgaattcaagcccaaaataataaaatatgtagtagaaggataaaataattCCATGTATAGATCAAAAAACAGTAGAAGACTAAAATACTCATGCCTAGCCACAATTTTGCTCATTTCTTCCTAggtatctcaaattaaaagctatcattgatagcagctatcaatgatagccactgatggctgctatcgctgatagcttctattaattgttattgatgatagttgctattagcgatagctttcaatttgagaaaaaataatataatcttGAAATGTTAGCTTtaaatttgctatcaattattagtagttatcattgattcactttcatccattggaatcaaccttgaaatatcaatacttaagactatcagtggctatcaatgatagatttataaatagtgatcaactttgaaagaaaaccaacaactttgattatcGCAGTAGCTaccactaataatcttttatcatgggtAACACTGGTAAAAGCTATCAGccgttatcactgatagactttcatcaattagaatcaaccttgaaatattaacacttaaggctatcaatgatagacttctataacatcacctttgaaagaaactcgatatatagataacATCACTGGTAATATGCTATCAAtaatctcactgatatcatgctacaatgatagttctctatcaccgataacgtgttaTTAGTGGTaccttctatcaccgataacgtgttatttggtagcttctatcaccgataacgtgccaTCGGTTAGCTTCTATCATCAATAACATGTTATTAGTATTAGCTTGTATCACtagtaacatgctatcagtagtagcttctatcaatcatagtcATTGAACAtctttttgcccctttcttgtccttcccaaacatttataagtctcttttcttttcgatgatagcttctatcactgataaacgtgttattagtgataacttctaggcattccacttacattttagtttgagattcaactttattaattaaactcactaagttggctatcaatgatacatttctataagtggttattaactatgaaaatataatcaaagattaagctatcaatgataaaaaatattagtggttatcattgatagactttcattttctatttatatttattatgttttataataatcaaacttgattattagtttattggtgttaagttacttatgaattgagtactttcaagtcttgAGTACGAAACtcagcctcataattcttgtgaaaaaaaaagaagaagaaaaaactcaaataaaggaaagaaaaattttaaaaaataagagaaagagaagaagcaaaaactgaagaaatgaaagaaaattaaataaaaaataaaaaataataagcaAAAAccgaagaaaaagaaaagaaaattaaaaaagaaaaaagaaagaaaa
The nucleotide sequence above comes from Benincasa hispida cultivar B227 chromosome 3, ASM972705v1, whole genome shotgun sequence. Encoded proteins:
- the LOC120073579 gene encoding uncharacterized protein LOC120073579, whose translation is MAPVPKNTNHPPPPTPTTNLSDDYPHELSSFLHRHPLTHMIRNPLVPSRTRRICDVCRESIHDNFYHCKDCHFHVHSFCTRVPDKLRHISDRNHKLRLYKLSSGHCSICKEDCSSLWVYGCSVCEVNIHLNCLRRSIARSPSGSRGIHHHAPPPWATGPPQPQFHGWGYPNYNHHHQMNHGGHGNGGNSSSSSSLGSVFGSTMFSLVQSLAIGALTDFIFGSIGF